The following nucleotide sequence is from Thermoanaerobaculia bacterium.
AGAAGAGGAGCGCCGCCGACGCGGCGACCGCGAACGCGACGGAGTGGGTGATCCCGCGGTGCCCGAACATCCCTCGATAGCGGGCTCCCATCCACACGAAGCTGATATCGACGTCCGGCACGACCGCGATCGCGGCCGCGGCGACCCAGTATCGCGCGGGAGGTCTCTTCGTCGGCCGGAGAACCGCTGCGATCGCCGTCGCCGTCAGCGCGTGGGAGAGGACGGCGGCCAGGAGCTCAGTTCTCCGGCGCGGCGCGCGAGACCCGCGCCTCGAGCCAGCCTCGGACGAGCGGCAGCGCTTCGGCGGGGAAGTCGTGCCCGGTCTCGAGCACCTCACGCGTGACGTTCGCGCCGCGACTCTCGAGCGCCGCGGCATTCCGGGCGATCGTCTCCGGCGGATAGAACTCGTCCGAACGCCCGGCGAGGTAGAGCACGTCGAGGGCCGCGTCGCCGTACCGGGGGGAATCGCTCCAGTCTCCCGGAATCCCTCCGGCGATCGCGATCACGCCCCGGACCCTCCCGGGATACGTGAA
It contains:
- a CDS encoding metal-dependent hydrolase yields the protein MRCSRPGTTSPPKRCRSSEAGSRRGSRAPRRRTELLAAVLSHALTATAIAAVLRPTKRPPARYWVAAAAIAVVPDVDISFVWMGARYRGMFGHRGITHSVAFAVAASAALLFFLFRNDPPDFRARAGAALLLAGLSHGFLDASMASGVGVAVLAPFSATRYHSLFRPIRVTPPTGNPWLDPGGIRVTNSEIAWLWIPSLAVIFAALRLRRPAGRPNTTGKPAA